ATTCTCTGGCAGATCAACACTTTCAGCGACCGTCACGCCGTCATGCGTTACTGTTGGACCACCGTAACCTTTAGCGATAACAACATTGCGACCCTTTGGCCCGTAGGTTACTTTTACTGCATCATAGAGCGCTTTCGCTCCGCCAAGTACGCGAGCGCGCGCATCTTCATCGTAAAAAACTTTTTTAGCCATTTCTACTCCTCTTACTTTTATTCACAAAAACCTCACTATATAGATTTAGTTCGATTCTCTTAATATTCGTTAAACAGTAGCTAGTACGTCTTCCTCTTTAACAATCAGATATTCAGTACCATCAATTTTAAGCTCAGTGGTTGAATATTCTTTGTAGATGATTTTATCGCCTACTTTTATACCTTTGACATCCGGCCCGACAGCTTTAACTTCAGCCATGACCGGTTTCTCTTTTGCGTTATCTGGTAGATAAATACCACTTGCCGTTTGCGTCTTTGCAACTTCTCGAACCGAAACGACACGATCCGCCAGAGGTTTAATAGGTGTACTCATGAAATTTCCTCCGTTTTACTTACGTAACTTCATTGTAAATAAAAAAATTAGCACTTGCAAGCAGCGAGTGCTAATTTTTTGTTGTTTTATCTTCTATGCAATCTTCAACAGTTCGCCTTTGGTAGCAGCTGGAACGAAGTTACCAGCCAAAACAACATCGCGAATTCGCTTAAGACCGTTTTCCAGGTCAATCAGTTTAGCATCTTCACGGTAGAGTTCGATTGTATTAACTTTTTCAAGATCATCATAACCCACAACTGCAGCTCCAGAAAGCCCGCCCGTAGAAATGTATGTTTTAGCGGCTTCTCGGTCGCCGGCACCACCATCCACCACGCTTCTACCCTGAAGACGTAAACCTTCAACAACAGCATCAGCAATATGTTTTTGGTTTGGCTGGTAAACAACCACGACGTTTCCGATAGTTGGGAGCCAGTCGGCAAGTGCCTTACCAACATTCCAAGCGCACTCAACTGTGAGGCCCGTCTCTTCTGTACCGCGAATATCGTATGCACTTATCAGTTCTTCACTCATTTGTATCTAGTGTGTAGCATTTCAAATAGAAAAACAACCCCAACTCTACAATTTAGCGCAGCTTTATGCTGGTTAGTTTTCTTGTTTTCATACATCTTGTACAATACAGGTAATGACCATACATTTCGCCTCACCAGACCAAATTGAAGATTGGGATGCACATATTCTCTCAAACCCAGATCATGGCAACGTGTTCCAGAGTTATGAATTTGCACAGCAAAAGAGACTCGGTAGATGGACACCCCGTTTTATCATGGCTGGTAACACTGCTATTACCGTACTAGAGAAACGTCCGTTTGGATTTTCGAAGTTATGGTATCTACCTAAAGGCCCGGGCGTTTCAACCATCCGACAGCTGGACGACCTTCTGCCTGCACTTAGAAACTTCGCGCAAAAAAATGGGGTATTTGCCATCAAAATAGAGCCGGAGCTCCTGAAAAAAGAAGAGACGCTCGCAGATCTTATGAAGCTAGGTCTAAAGCGCGTGCGTCCAATCCAGCCAAACTTCTCTACTGTTACGCTTGATATTTCGCCAGATCTAGACACAGTTATGGCTCACCTCAACCAAAAGGGTCGCCACGCCATTCACCGTGCTGAACGCGACGGTGTCATTACAAAACGTGTCGAGGCTACTGATGAAAATTGCGACATCATGTATAACTTGCTCGCCGAAACGGCCGCTGATTCGTTTAACATACGTGACAAGGAATATTATATTCGCTTTTGGAAGCGATATGCCGAAGCTAATCTTGGACAATTATTTTTTGCTTATTTTGAGAATAAACCGGTTGCCGGCGCGTTCGCTCTTATATTCGGTAAAAAAAGCACCTATAAAGATGGGGCCTCGGTGCGAGAACGTACCGCCTATGGTGCGAGCCACCTCTTGCAGTGGGAAGTTATTACATGGGCAAAAGAGCGCGGAGCGATTATTCACGATCTTTGTGGCGCTCCACCATCTAGTCAAATCAATAACTCCGATCACCCGCACTATGGCATAGGACGATTTAAGACAAGTTTCAATAAAGAAGTTACTGATTACATTGGCGCTTACGATGTAGTTATTAACCCAACGCTCTACTCACTCTGGGAGAAGCTAGGCGAACGAGTTGCACTTCGCCTTCACTACACACTTCACCACGACAGTTATTACTAGTTATTTTTTAGCCATGATTTCACGTACCACGTCACCGTCATTCCATGGAAGACGTTCACCATTCACAATACGGAATTGTTCATGGCCCATACCCGTAATAAGCACCGTGTCGCCCTTCATAGCGATCGAAAGCGCCTTGGCAATTGCCTCGCGTCGGTCACCCAACTCCGTGAGTTTAATCGATCCACCAGCTTGTTCTACACCCTCACGAACCTGATCGCGAATTGATTGTGGATCTTCGCTATAACTTTCATCGTCCGTCAGGACGATCCTGTCTGCATACTTTGCTGCGATCCCACCCATAATTGGTCGTTTTCCCTTATCCCGATCACCTGTTGCACCGAACACCAATATAATACGGTTTTTGGTAATGGTTTTTGCCGACTCAAGCAACTTATCAAGCGCATCGGGTGTATGAGCGTAATCAACGATAACATCGAACCCTTTACCCTCTACGACGCGCTCAAAACGTCCAGGCACACCCTCTAGATTGGCGATACCTTCAACAATGTCATTAACACTCACCCCGAGCAGGTAGGCCGCAGAAGCCGCCGCTGTCATGTTGTAGATATTGAACTTACCAGGAAGTGCTGTCGCCAGCTCAATTTTAGTCTGATGATCGATAACAATCGTTGCCTCACTACCTTTTTTGTAAAGTTTTGTGCGGTCGATTCTCGCCTCCGCCTCTTGGTTCTCGCCATAGGTGATCTTCTGAGCCGATGCTTTGTATTTGTCAAAAAAATCAAACCATTCGTCGTCACGGTTTAACACAATGAACTTTGGATCGCTCGCAAATAAAATACCTTTTGCCCTGGCGTAGTTTTCCATTGTCTTGTGATAGTCCAAATGATCTTGCGTTAGATTCGTCATAACCGCCACTTCAATAGGCACTGTAGAGAGTTTGTGCTGTTGTAGCGCATGACTGGTTATTTCTAGTACTACATAGTCAACCTTGTCTTTCTTTGCATCACGGAAAAACTGTTGCATACGCTCAGTAGTGGCTACAGTCGCATTAAGATCATTAATGTTGCGCTTACCAGAGACCTCAATAATAGCTGTCGTAAACATTGCTGTCTTATAACCAGCTTCTTTTAAGATCTCATTTAAGTAATTACATGTGGTAGTTTTACCATTCGTGCCTGTCACGGCAATAACCTTGAGGTTCTTTGCTGGATAACCGTACTTTGCACTAATAAGTTGCACGCGCCCTCGACGATACACCTCTTCTAACCCTCGGATTGCTGTCTCCGGCAGTAATTTTCTTACCCCTTTTACCACCTGTTGTTTCATATTCTCATTTTAGCACCGTCTAGCTATAATCATTGTCACAATATCTACAACGCGTATATACTAAAATCATAAACATAGGGGGTCACACGTATATGAAAAAAGTAAGAATCATACTTTTTGCGCTTCTGCTTGGGGTTGTTCCGCTACTCGCATTCGCCGGAACGTCCTACGCAGCAGATTTTATAAACGGTAATAACGTTATAGTTCAGAAGAACGAAACAATTGACCATACGCTATTCATTGCGGGTAATAATGTAGAGGTAGACGGAACTGTCAATGGTGACGTCTTCTGTGCTGGTCAAAATATTACCATTAACGCAACGGTGAACGGTGATGTTATCTGCGGTGGCATGAACATAGAGATAGGTGGCACAGTAAGCGGCAGTGTGCGCGCAGCTGGGCAGGTAGTCACTCTTACAGGCTCTATTGCCCACAATGCTAGTCTTGTCGGTAATACCGTCAAGGTAGATGCGAGTAGTAAAGTAGGAGAAGACCTTCAAACCGCTGGTAATATTTCGACCATAAATGGAGCGGTTATGCGTGATGTTGATGCTGCCGGCAACACCGTTAATCTTAATGGTGTTATTGGTCGCGACATACAAGCCTACACCGATGACCTTCAGTTGCAATCTAATGCAAAGATTGGCGGCGGTGTTACCTATTATAGTCACAACCAACTCACAAAGGCTACCGATGCATCCGTCATTGGTGCAATAACTCAAAAACAGCCACAGGAACGACAAAAACAAACAGAGATGAATCCCGTTCCGGGCATTATCCTCTCGCTTGTCATGCTCCTTACGCTATCATTCACCCTCCTTGCCCTCTTCCCGCGCAAGCTTAAAAGCCTTACTGACCTGGCGCTCACTAAGCCTGGCACAACCATACTTATTGGCCTTGCTGCCTGTATTGGTGCGCCGGTCCTTATTATTGCCAGTTTTATGACTGTCATCGGTGTGTTTGTTGGGCTCACTCTTCTGTTTGCCTGGATAATCATTATGCTGATTAGTGGCGTGCTTGCCAGCTATTACACTGGCCGCCTAGTCTTTATGCGCTCAGCTCAGCACCCATTTGTTGTCATGCTAACGGGAGTACTGATTGTTTCGATTCTGCTTATTATTCCTATTGTGAATATCCTCACCATTATTGCGATCGGGCTTCTTGGCAGTGGCATGGTTATACGTCATATTTTTGCCACCACTTCCACGCCTCGCTACGAGACACTTAGTCACCCAACAAAACTACGAAAGAAGGCTCTATAGTATGAACAAAAAAATCATGTGGATCGTAGGAGCTATCATCGTCATCGCCTTAGCGTTAGGAGCATATATCGCCATGCAAAAGACCCCCACAACCTCTTCAAGTACAGCCAACTCCGGCAACCAAACAGCTGCGGCCACAATCACCTACAGTGCAAGTGGCTTTACGCCAAGTTCAACGACCGTTAAGTCGGGTGATATTGTCGCTGTTAAAAATACATCGTCACAGGAACTTCAAATGGACTCAGGTCCTCACCCCGCACACACCGACGATACTGACCTAAATATTGGTGCTGTTCCAATCGGTCAGACCGTCACCTTTACGGTCACTAAGAAAGGAACGTTCAGCTATCATAACCACCTAAACCCAAGCGATGAAGGTAGCATAACGATTCAATAATATGAAGACAACGTTCGACCAAAAAAGAATCGTCTCACTGATACTCAGAATCGGACTGGCGTTTGCGTTTTTCTACGCAAGCCTCGCAGCGTTTGTATCTCCAAATGACTGGATAGGATACCTACCTCAAGTTATCCGAAATATCGTTCCAGGTACAACTATCCTTCCTATTTTCTCGAGTCTTGAGCTAATTTTAGCCGTTTGGCTATTAAGTAGTTGGCGACTAACGTATGCAGCCCTTGTAGCAGCAGCCATGCTCGGGGGTATTGTTATCCTCGACCCAGCTCTCCTATCTATCACGTTCCGTGACGTCAGCCTCGTGTTTATGGCTATCGCACTCTACGCTCTTGAGCTTGAGCCCCAACCTTCTATCAAAAAATAGTGCCACCCCTGTTGTTTATGGTACGATAGAAAAATAATGAACGAGAAAATTGTATCTATCGACCAAGCAATAGACCTCCTTAACCAAGGTGCTGTAGGTGTTATGCCCACAGATACCGTTTACGGCGTCGTTTCAAGGGCGACCGATCAGTCAGCGGTAAGGAGAATGTATGCATTAAAGAGTCGGGAGCGAAAACCGGGAACGCTTATCGCCGCGACCACACGTCAGCTTCGATCACTTTCAGTTCCTCAGGTCGAAATCGACAAAGTAAAACGATGGTGGCCCAACCCTCTCAGTGCAGTACTTATCATGAATGGCAACGAGTATCTTCATCAGGGAGTAGGTGACATTGCTATGCGTGTTGTCGCCAATCCAGGAATAAAAAGGGTATTAGAGCAAACCGGCCCACTTATTACTTCAAGCGCTAATCTACCGGGTAAGCCCGGGGCAACTACTGTTGCCGAAGCGTATACCTATTTCGGCGATGCTGTTGATTTTTATGTTGACGGTGGTCGGATTGCCGACGCCCTACCCTCGACCATTATTCGTCCACGCGGAGACGTCATAGACATCCTGCGTCAAGGTTCCGTAACACTTTAGAACCACTTTACTTACACCTACGGGCGCTTTATACTGTTTCGAGATGAAAGTACTTGGCATCGAGAGCAGTTGTGATGAAACCGCTGCATCCATCGTTGAAGATGGACGCAGACTTCTTAGTAATGTCGTTAATTCGCAAATAGATATTCACGCCCACTACGGCGGGGTCATCCCTGAGATTGCCGCACGTAGCCATATCGAGGTTATAAACCCCGTCATTAACCAAGCACTTAGAGACGCTAGCCTTACTTGGGATGATATAGATGCTATTGCCGTTACCTACGCCCCAGGACTCGTCGGTTCGCTCCTTGTTGGCACCCTTGCCGCTCGCACGTTGGCCATTACAAAAAATAAACCGCTGTACCCCATCCACCATGTCGAAGGTCATGTGTACGCTAACTTTATCACTGAACAAACCGAACATCTTGGCCTCACTCTCCCATCTAAACAGCCCGAATTCCCTATGCTTGCACTTATCGTCAGTGGTGGACATTCACAACTCGTGCTATTTAAGGACCATGGTGACTATGAATTGCTTGGCCAAACTCAAGATGACGCCGTCGGTGAAGCTTTTGATAAAGTAGCTAAAATCATCGGTCTTCCCTACCCTGGCGGCCCGGCAATCGCAAGGCTCGCTCCTACAGGCAACGCACATAAATATCTTTTTCCAAAGGCACGTCTGCATAACCCATATGACTTTAGTTTTTCTGGCCTCAAAACAGCCGTTCTAAGGACTGTTCAACGTGAGGTAGGGGAAGATTACACTTTTCCCTCTCATGAGCTTCCTGCACGCTTAAATGACGTTCAGCGAGCGGATTTTGCAGCTAGTTTCCAGCATGTCGCGATTGAAACGCTTGTTGATAAGACAGAGAAGGCCTATGATGCATACTTGCCAAAGTCTGTTGTTATTGCAGGTGGAGTCGCAGCCAATCAAGAGCTGAGGTTGCAGTTGACCGCTCGCATTCCTATTTCCATCGAATATGCTCCAATGTCACTTTGTACTGATAATGCCGCGATGATCGCAACCCTCGGTTACTACTACGCACAGGTTAAAGAACCTGTAGATCCCTACGATTTTGAAGTGATTCCTAGCGTCTCCATGGCCAAGACAGCCTGGAATAAATCGTAGACTAAGTCCTAATAAAAAGAAAACCTTTCAATATATGAGGTTTCCTTTTTATATTCGTTGTTTAAAAATCAACGATTTTTAAGTTTTTGGAGTACTTTCTTGCCTGCCGGCAATGCTTTTGTCCATACCGAGTAAAGGGGTGAGAGCGGCTTGTCATAAGAACCCGCCAACATATCCTCATGCGAAGCAAAGCCTTGTTTAAAAGTGCTGACACCATCATTCAAGAGACCGTTGAAGTCGTAGCGCTCGATCCCCCACTTTTTCATCGTCTGGACTACGTGCCATTTGAGTGCATAGTTAGCACGTAGCTGCTGTCCATCATCATTCATACCACCATAAAGCTCGAACGCCGTTTCTTGACTAATGGCGAGCCATAAGAATGCGATCGGCTTCCCTTCAGAGAACGCTGCAAAGACAGGTGAAAAATCGTCCATTTTTTCGTAGATGTCATGATAATACTTATCACTATGAATACCGAAACCAGCACGCTCTGCAGTCTGTTTATAGATAGTTAGACATCCGTCAAGCTCTTCCCTATTCTTTACCCTACGCACATCAATAGACTCACTGCCCGATTTTCGAATATACTGTCGAGTCTTTTTGGCCATATCCGCGAGCAGCTCATCTTCTGTTTTGGTTAGGTCAAGAATAAGAGTACGTGGGATAAGAATCGTATTAGAAGTTTGGATCCACCCTTTCGCTGATGGCATCTTTTCCCAGTCGGGCTCCACAGAGATTGCTACAGCGCCATAAATATCTTTTACATATTCAGCCAAAGTATCAAGTACTACTTCCCTTACCTCTTCTGCTGCTACAGGCCCTCGGGGTACATATACTAATGCTTTAAATGGAAATGGAAGTTTACGAATCAACAACTGTGCCGCGCCAATGATCTTGTCGTCTTCCTTCACAAAGACTCTGCTTACCCGCCAGTTATGTGCCGCTTTTACTTCTCCCCACCCCCAAAGTTGGAGTGGATGGCCATTCCGTGTCAGGACTTCCTCGTCCCATTCTTCCTGTCGCTCGCAAGTGTCTACCGATGTCATATTCTCAATTATACACTGTAAAAATATGGTATACTGATAAGTGAAACAAACACGCGAGGAAAAACATTGGAGGACACAATATCCACGTTTTCACAAGAAAACGAAGGTTATAGTTTGTGCTCTTTTTTCACGTGTAAATATCAATCGAAAGCACCCTTATGAAGCTATCCAAGATCTACGACCCAAATCAATATGAGCCAAATATTTACGCTATGTGGGAAGAAGCGGATGCTTTTGCCCCAACAGGGAAGGGCGAGCCTTACAGTATCGTTATGCCGCCGCCAAATGCGAACGGGAACCTACACTTAGGACACGCACTTATGGGGGCGGTTGAGGACATTCTTATTCGCTATCACCGCATGACAGGTAAGGATGTTGCCTACATCCCAGGAGCCGATCATGCCGGTTTTGAAACTTGGGTTGTGTATGAGAGAGAACTCGCTAAAAAAGGTCAAAGTCGTTTCGACTTTTCACGCGAGCAGCTCTATAGCCAGGTATGGAACTTCGTCGAACAAAACAGAGGCAATATGGAGCTCCAACTACGAGCGCTAGGGGTAAGTGCCAGTTGGAAAGACCTCGTATTTACGCTCGATGAAAAAGTTATCGATACTGTCTTTGAAACATTCAAGAAGCTATGGGAAGAAAAGCTTATTTACCGTGGCGAACGGATTGTCAACTATTGTACCGTTCACCAAACAAGTTTTGCCGATATAGAGGTGGAGCACAAAAACGAAAAAGGTAAGCTCTGGAAGATTGCATACCCCATGATGGACAAGATCGGCGAAATCATCATCGCCACCACACGTCCTGAGACAATGTTCGGTGATGTTGCGATTGCTGTTCATCCAGACGACGCGCGCTACAAAGACCTGATAGGGAAGCACGTCATGCTTCCGCTTACTGACCGCGAGATTCCAATTATCGCTGACGAGTACGTCGACCCTACATTTGGCACAGGAGCCGTTAAGGTTACTCCTGCACATGACCCTAATGATTTTGAAATGGGGGAGCGCCATAAGCTAGAGCGTATCCAAGTCATCGACCACCAAGGTAAAATGATCAACACACCAGAACAGTTTATGGGTCTCGATATCGAAACCGCTCGTAAACGTGTCCTAGGCGCTCTAGAAGCTGCCGAACTTAGTCGCGGCGAAGAAGATATCGAACACGCCGTCGGTCACTGCTACAAGTGTGGCAGTATTATTCAACCATTTCTTAAAGACCAGTGGTTCCTATCCGTAAAACCGCTCGCTGCTCGTGCGATCGAAGCTGTTAAAAGTGGCGAAATCAACTTCACTCCAGCAACAAGGAAAGCTGCCCTGATTCAGTACTATGAAAGTCTCCGCGATTGGAACCTAAGTCGCCAGATTCCTTGGGGCATTCCGATCCCAGCCTTCCAAAACGTTAACGATCCTGACGATTGGATCTTTGACAATCGAGTCGATGAGAAAACTATCGTTGTAAATGATGCAACATACTTACGAGATGAAGACACATTCGATACATGGTTCTCTAGCGGCCAATGGCCATACATCACCACTGATTATCTCGCAAACGGTCCGATGTCCCGCTTTTACCCAAACAGCGTCATGGAAACAGGGCATGACATCCTATACGCCTGGGTTGCAAAGATGATAATGCTTGGCCTCTACCGCACTGGCAAGGCGCCATTTAAGGATGTCTACCTTCACGGCATGGTACTCGACCAACATGGTCAAAAAATGAGCAAAAGCAAGGGAAATGTTATCAACCCAATGGAACTCGTTGCAGAGTACGGCTCCGATGCTCTTCGCCTTGGTATTACCGCCTCAAGAAGTGCAGGTCAAAATCAGGCCTTTGCTACTAGTAAAGTAATGGCCGGCCGCAACTTCTGCAATAAGCTATGGAACATTGCTCGTTTCATCGAAGACAAACTAGGGGATAACTACCAGCCACGTGCTATCGAGCCTAAGAGCATGGCTGATCACTGGATTATACGTCAGCTTAATCAAGCAGCCGAAGAGACGGCGCAACAGATCGAGAGCTACCGTTTTGCCGAGGCAGGGGAGACGATTTACCACGCCGTCTGGGATGACGTTGCCGACTGGTTTATTGAGGCAAGTAAAATCGAAGAGAACCTCGATATGCTCGCCTACGTTCTCGATATCAGCCTTAAAATCGCTCATCCGTACGCTCCATTTGTCACCGAAACTATCTGGCAATCCCTCAGCTGGCATCAAGATCTACTCGTCACTACAGCGTGGCCTGACACGCATGCGTTTGATGATATCGCTGCTGCAGAGTTCTCACGCCTGCAAAACCTTGTCGTTGAAGCCCGTTACGTCATGAGTGAGCTACCTGGTAACGAGCGTTACGTTATGCTGTATCAAAATGATGCACTAGTAGCTGATAACGCTGCCTTAATTAAGCACCTGGCACGCCTTAAAGACATCCAGCCTATCGACACTCCACGCGGCCTACGTCTTGCAGCTTCTGGTCGCGAAGCCTGGCTCGATCTTAACGAGGAAACCCTTTACGAGCATCAGTCAAACCTCGAAACACGCCTTGCGGAGACTCGCGCTTTCGTAAACACTCTCGAAGGTCGCCTCGCAAACGAAAGCTACGTGAAAAAAGCTCCTGAACATCTTGTAGAAGAGTCGCGTAAACAACTCGAGATGAAAAAAGAACTGATCGACCGGCTCGAGGCCGAACTATCTGTCCTAAGCTAAGAGAAATCTCCCCCCTAAACCAGAGGGAGATTGTAGCTATCAAAGGGATGATAGCCGCGTGCGACGCGGTTTGGCAACATATGCTTCTTATCGTCACTTCGAGGTTGAATACGTGGGTTGGAACCCTGTAAATCGCGCACCGTCTGTGAAAATGTCATACGCTCCACGTGGGTGTGTGCGTCCCAGTTCATAAGTTTGTCGTTTGATGTTGCGTCGGCTACTATCTCAGCTGGAAGAGTAATAGCTGTCGTTGCAGCCCTGTCAACGCGTGTATCGTGCAGAAAGATACCACTCGCAGTAACGAGACTAATAACGACGGCAGAGATGTTGACAATATTGGAGATCATAAATGCTATATGTTTGTTTTTATTGAGATACATTCTCAATATAACATAAGTTTTATAGATTGTCAATTTGGTGTCCTATTCGTGATGGTACGGGTGGCCCGCTGCTATCTCCTGCGCTCTATAGAGCTGTTCAGTCAGTATAAGACGCACTAGCTGATGGGGGAAGACGAGAGGAGAAAGCGACCATACGACGTCTGCTCGATCGTGAACAGTTTCATCAACTCCATATGCACCCCCGATAATGATTACCACCGTTTTTGAAGTCTCTAGCGACTGTAGCAATAATCGGGCAAGGGCAGGGGAGTCAACTAGCTTGCCCCGCTCGTCGAGTAGTACAACATAATCGTCAGGTTTAAGGCGCGTCAGTATGCGCCCAGACTCGTCCTGACGCGCTACGAGACCCTCGCGAGCGGAGTGTGGCAAAAGTATCCATTCGGTTAAGAACGGACGCTTCAAACGCGTCTCATAGCGTGAGATTCCCGCCTCTACCCAAGGTTCGTGTTTTTTACCGATAGCGATAATTTTGATAGCCACTAAAACCGTATTTTCTCCGCCATAGCAGCCAACGCGACATGATCAGGCTCCGATTCCATATCCTGCACTTGTCTATATTCTGCCACTGCATTAAAGGGAATAAGCTGTACGTGGGCGTGTGGTACATCAATACCAACAATCTGCTCGCCAACATAGGTAGCACCCAGTACACTACGTAGCCGAAGAGCCACCCTTTTAGCCGTCTCCATCACAGCTG
This portion of the Candidatus Chromulinivoraceae bacterium genome encodes:
- a CDS encoding 23S rRNA (pseudouridine(1915)-N(3))-methyltransferase RlmH produces the protein MAIKIIAIGKKHEPWVEAGISRYETRLKRPFLTEWILLPHSAREGLVARQDESGRILTRLKPDDYVVLLDERGKLVDSPALARLLLQSLETSKTVVIIIGGAYGVDETVHDRADVVWSLSPLVFPHQLVRLILTEQLYRAQEIAAGHPYHHE
- a CDS encoding HIT domain-containing protein, which encodes MEDSIFTRIVKGEIPSHRIYEDEKTFAFLDIHPINPGHTLVIPKTQVQFVWDLTDEDYAAVMETAKRVALRLRSVLGATYVGEQIVGIDVPHAHVQLIPFNAVAEYRQVQDMESEPDHVALAAMAEKIRF